The Apium graveolens cultivar Ventura chromosome 11, ASM990537v1, whole genome shotgun sequence genome has a window encoding:
- the LOC141696612 gene encoding uncharacterized protein LOC141696612 — MILAQQYRERNFWKYSELIYLLLIVEKNNELLLKNHQIRLIGSAQLPEVHNTSFQKNGRGKGHRGGRDYGQNRGNGNFRGRFRNHYNSSHLKWQRDDYNNFDHQKWQHGVPNKKKVSQEEDTWDICHKCGEHGH, encoded by the coding sequence ATGATTCTGGCGCAACAGTATAGGGAGCGCAATTTTTGGAAGTATAGCGAACTGATATATCTTCTTCTTATCGTTGAAAAGAATAATGAGTTGTTACTGAAAAATCATCAGATACGTCTCATAGGCTCTGCCCAGTTACCTGAAGTACATAACACGTCATTCCAGAAGAATGGGCGTGGGAAAGGGCATAGAGGAGGACGAGATTACGGACAAAATCGTGGGAATGGAAACTTTCGAGGTCGGTTTCGAAATCATTATAACTCTAGCCACCTGAAGTGGCAGCGTGATGATTACAACAACTTTGACCACCAGAAGTGGCAACATGGAGTGCCAAATAAAAAGAAGGTTTCGCAAGAAGAAGATACTTGGGATATCTGTCACAAATGTGGGGAACATGGGCACTGA